A part of Aspergillus flavus chromosome 5, complete sequence genomic DNA contains:
- a CDS encoding 2-C-methyl-D-erythritol 2,4-cyclodiphosphate synthase: LSSTHPTFGTVLVAAGTGTRARKAKCSKVYRELAGETVISRVVRAFRAWDPGHPIVIVRHENDAALLANAIEGADAQVYETVGGATRQASVLEGLRFLSSLEQPPSHVLIHDAARPFISPSLLDKIRDGMREQPDVGIILAIPVSDTIKSVDENGLISRTVPQKGLYRAQTPQAFSLPTALNIHDQLAYDTSVEYTDDASLFEQAGLSPQLPEVSIPDVRVGHGYDTHLLIPATEITLCGVKIPHTSGPLGHSDADVGLHAVTNALLGTIGADDIRSHFSPSDPKWKGASSDQFVRHARKLVSVADGVITHGDVSLICERPKIGPHRDALKTSVARILSLDKSRVSIKAGTNEKVGFVGREEGIIGIATVTAVFPGGVPQAEINPDYDTTY, translated from the exons TTGTCCTCAACGCACCCAACCTTCGGCACTGTTCTCGTCGCCGCAGGAACAGGCACACGAGCAAGAAAGGCCAAATGTTCCAAGGTATACCGCGAACTTGCCGGAGAGACTGTTATATCCCGTGTTGTCCGAGCCTTTCGTGCCTGGGATCCCGGCCATCCCATTGTAATTGTGCGGCATGAGAATGATGCGGCACTCCTTGCGAATGCGATTGAGGGAGCCGATGCACAGGTATATGAGACAGTTGGCGGGGCCACGAGACAGGCGTCTGTTCTGGAGGGCTTGAGATTCTTGTCGTCATTGGAACAGCCCCCATCGCATGTTCTAATCCACGATGCGGCGAGACCGTTTATATCGCCGTCTTTGTTGGACAAGATCCGAGATGGGATGCGTGAACAGCCTGATGTCGGAATAATTTTGGCGATTCCAGTTTCTGACACAATCAAGTCCGTTGATGAGAATGGCTTGATCTCCCGCACAGTACCGCAAAAAGGTCTATACCGTGCGCAAACGCCACAAGCATTTTCGCTACCCACTGCACTGAACATTCACGACCAGCTTGCCTATGATACAAGTGTCGAGTATACAGATGATGCCTCTCTCTTTGAGCAAGCAGGCCTATCC CCTCAATTACCAGAGGTTTCTATTCCCGATGTCCGCGTTGGACATGGATATGACACCCATCTACTCATTCCTGCGACAGAAATCACCCTCTGTGGTGTCAAAATCCCCCATACCTCCGGACCGTTGGGCCACTCAGACGCGGATGTAGGCCTTCATGCTGTAACGAATGCGTTACTGGGCACGATTGGGGCAGATGACATCAGAAGTCATTTTTCGCCATCAGATCCCAAGTGGAAAGGTGCTTCATCGGATCAGTTTGTTCGACATGCCAGGAAACTTGTCAGTGTTGCTGATGGCGTCATTACCCATGGCGATGTGAGCTTAATATGTGAACGGCCTAAGATTGGTCCACATCGGGATGCACTCAAAACGTCTGTGGCTCGTATACTCTCTTTGGATAAGTCGCGTGTATCCATTAAGGCTGGGACAAATGAGAAGGTGGGCTTtgtgggaagagaagagggcATCATCGGGATTGCAACGGTAACGGCTGTGTTTCCTGGCGGCGTCCCGCAGGCTGAAATCAATCCTGATTATGATACTACCTACTAG